The Streptomyces sp. NBC_01689 genome includes a window with the following:
- a CDS encoding SGNH/GDSL hydrolase family protein → MTKRHGYALLAAIVAVIVAMSAAIYVGAAADDGNSSRSALAGAPGPHNSVAPASVGTWVGAWSASPGGAEPGTEAAGMAGRSVRNVVHVGVGGTDARITLSNLYGQQPLRITHASIAVAASENDAAAADGTMSRLTFAGSTAVVVPAGQQVMSDGVRIRIPRDTDVLVTTYSPTPSGPVTYHQHARQISYVAQGDRTEDPTGTAYTEQTPYWRYLTALDVLSNESAGTVVALGDSLTDGITSTTGANHRWTDALSERLRAAAGSGDVPRYSVVNEGISGNQVLADGLGRPADNPSGLNRFRRDVLDRTNVKAVVIDLGVNDILRNPRQVDPRTITDGLRRLVRQAHSRGLRVVGATLMPFGGHRGYTSGRDAVRRAVNEEIRAGLVYDAVVDFDKALRDPYDPRRLRSDYDSGDHLHPSDRGFERMAAVFDLDDLKGSAPAEL, encoded by the coding sequence ATGACCAAGCGTCACGGTTATGCCCTGCTGGCCGCGATCGTCGCCGTGATCGTGGCCATGTCCGCAGCCATATACGTGGGAGCCGCGGCCGACGACGGGAACAGCTCCCGCAGCGCCCTGGCCGGCGCCCCCGGCCCGCACAACTCCGTGGCCCCCGCCTCCGTGGGTACCTGGGTCGGCGCCTGGTCGGCCTCACCCGGCGGAGCCGAACCCGGCACCGAGGCCGCCGGCATGGCCGGCCGCTCCGTGCGCAACGTCGTGCACGTCGGCGTCGGCGGCACCGACGCCCGCATCACCCTCTCCAACCTCTACGGACAGCAGCCGCTGCGCATCACGCACGCGTCGATCGCGGTCGCCGCGAGCGAGAACGACGCGGCCGCGGCGGACGGGACCATGAGCCGCCTCACCTTCGCCGGCAGCACCGCGGTGGTCGTCCCGGCGGGGCAGCAGGTGATGAGCGACGGCGTGCGGATCCGGATCCCGCGCGACACCGACGTCCTCGTGACCACGTACTCCCCGACCCCGTCCGGGCCGGTCACCTATCACCAGCACGCGCGGCAGATCTCGTACGTCGCCCAGGGCGACCGCACCGAGGACCCGACCGGGACCGCCTACACCGAACAGACGCCGTACTGGCGCTATCTGACCGCCCTCGACGTGCTGAGCAACGAGTCCGCGGGCACCGTCGTCGCGCTGGGCGACTCGCTCACCGACGGCATCACCTCCACGACGGGCGCCAACCACCGCTGGACCGACGCCCTTTCGGAGCGGCTGCGGGCGGCGGCCGGTTCCGGGGACGTGCCGCGCTACAGCGTCGTCAACGAGGGCATCAGCGGCAACCAGGTCCTGGCCGACGGTCTCGGCCGGCCCGCCGACAACCCGAGCGGCCTCAACCGCTTCCGCCGCGACGTCCTCGACCGTACGAACGTCAAGGCCGTCGTCATCGACCTCGGCGTCAACGACATCCTGCGCAACCCCCGCCAGGTCGACCCGCGCACGATCACCGACGGACTGCGCCGGCTGGTCCGGCAGGCGCACTCCCGGGGCCTGCGCGTCGTCGGCGCCACCCTGATGCCCTTCGGCGGCCACCGCGGCTACACGAGCGGCCGCGACGCGGTCCGCCGGGCCGTCAACGAGGAGATCCGCGCGGGCCTGGTGTACGACGCCGTCGTCGACTTCGACAAGGCGCTGCGCGACCCGTACGACCCGCGCAGGCTCCGTTCCGACTACGACTCGGGAGACCACCTCCACCCGAGCGACCGTGGCTTCGAACGGATGGCGGCGGTCTTCGACCTGGACGACCTGAAGGGATCGGCGCCGGCCGAGCTGTAG
- a CDS encoding DUF445 domain-containing protein — protein sequence MERTEPEAADTEGQRARPGTAAHRTATAPGPGNRTMASFSPADEEKQRGVRRMKLTATGLLLLVALVYVLAKWASHEGAGPWAGYVAAAAEAGMVGALADWFAVTALFRHPLGLPIPHTAIIPTKKDQLGVSLGEFVGENFLSEEVVRQRLRAVGIGGRLGAWLAEPEHADRVTAELATALRGALTVLRDSDVQAVVGEAITRRADAQEIAPGIGKMLEKVVADGGHKRVVDLICARAHDWLVLHDEQVMDAVQGGAPGWTPRFVDKKVGERVYKELLRFVTEMRDAPSHPARGALDRFLGDFAADLQSDTDTRVRVERLKGEVLGRGEVQDLIASAWTAVRSMIVSAAEDERSELRLRVRASLLSLGSRMATEPKLQAKVDRWVEGAAVYVVTTYRKEITSLITDTVAGWDAEHTTRKIEAHIGRDLQFIRINGTVVGSLAGLLIYVVSRALGA from the coding sequence ATGGAACGCACAGAACCGGAAGCAGCGGACACCGAAGGGCAGCGTGCCCGGCCGGGTACGGCCGCGCACCGCACGGCGACGGCACCCGGGCCGGGCAACCGCACGATGGCCTCGTTCAGCCCCGCCGACGAGGAGAAGCAGCGCGGCGTGCGCCGGATGAAGCTGACGGCGACCGGCCTGCTGCTCCTGGTCGCGCTGGTGTACGTCCTCGCCAAGTGGGCCTCGCACGAGGGCGCGGGCCCCTGGGCCGGGTATGTCGCGGCGGCCGCCGAGGCCGGCATGGTCGGCGCGCTCGCCGACTGGTTCGCGGTCACGGCCCTCTTCCGCCATCCGCTCGGCCTGCCCATCCCGCACACCGCGATCATCCCCACGAAGAAGGACCAGCTCGGGGTGTCGCTCGGTGAGTTCGTCGGTGAGAACTTCCTCTCGGAGGAGGTGGTGCGCCAGCGTCTGCGCGCCGTCGGCATCGGCGGCAGGCTGGGCGCCTGGCTCGCCGAACCGGAGCACGCGGACCGGGTCACGGCGGAGCTGGCCACCGCCCTCAGGGGAGCCCTGACGGTCCTGCGCGACTCCGACGTGCAGGCGGTCGTCGGCGAGGCGATCACGCGCCGCGCCGACGCCCAGGAGATCGCGCCCGGTATCGGGAAGATGCTGGAGAAGGTCGTCGCGGACGGCGGTCACAAGCGGGTCGTGGACCTGATCTGCGCCCGTGCCCATGACTGGCTGGTCCTCCATGACGAGCAGGTCATGGACGCCGTGCAGGGCGGCGCGCCCGGCTGGACCCCGCGTTTCGTCGACAAGAAGGTCGGCGAGCGGGTCTACAAGGAACTGCTGCGCTTCGTCACCGAGATGCGTGACGCCCCGTCCCATCCGGCGCGCGGCGCCCTGGACCGCTTCCTCGGCGACTTCGCCGCCGACCTGCAGTCCGACACCGACACCCGTGTCCGGGTGGAGCGTCTCAAGGGCGAGGTGCTCGGCCGCGGTGAGGTCCAGGACCTGATCGCCTCCGCCTGGACGGCCGTACGATCCATGATCGTTTCCGCCGCCGAGGACGAGCGCAGCGAACTGCGTCTGCGGGTGCGGGCCTCGCTCCTGTCGCTGGGCTCCCGCATGGCGACGGAACCCAAGCTCCAGGCCAAGGTCGACCGGTGGGTCGAGGGTGCGGCGGTGTATGTCGTGACGACCTACCGCAAGGAGATCACCTCCTTGATCACCGACACCGTGGCGGGCTGGGACGCCGAGCACACGACCCGGAAGATCGAGGCGCACATCGGCCGTGACCTGCAGTTCATCCGGATCAATGGCACGGTGGTGGGATCACTGGCCGGACTGCTGATCTACGTGGTGTCGCGGGCGCTGGGGGCGTAA
- a CDS encoding MFS transporter gives MTPSAPVPASTGTVTTNVPSRLDRLPWSRWHWMIVIGLGTVWILDGLEVTTVGNIASRLSEDGSGLSISSAQVTGVAAALYVAGACAGALFFGWLTDRYGRKKLFMVTLVVYLGATAMTALSFDAWWFFTFRFLTGFGIGGEYAAINSAIDELIPAKFRGRVDLIINGSYWLGAVGGALLSIVMLNTDIFPKDLGWRLTFALGVVLGLVVLLVRRHVPESPRWQFIHGRGEEADALVTSVERDIEREKGRPLPRAEGEITIEQRKSIGFGLIARTVFRSYPKRAVLGLSLFIGQAFLYNAITFGFGAILTTFYDVPSGGTGYYFAVIAAGNFIGPLLLGKLFDTVGRKVMISSTYLLSGVLLFGTAWLFGQGSLTAATLTACWCVVLFFASAGASSAYLTVSEIFPMETRAMAIAFFYALGTAAGGISGPLVFADLTSSGVVGDTVLAFQIGAGLMCAAGLVAAFLAVNAEGRSLEDIATPLSVSSGAGGVSGASGASGASGASGEAV, from the coding sequence ATGACCCCATCAGCCCCGGTGCCCGCCTCCACGGGAACCGTCACCACGAATGTCCCCTCCCGCCTCGACAGGCTTCCCTGGTCCCGCTGGCACTGGATGATCGTGATCGGCCTCGGCACCGTCTGGATCCTGGACGGCCTCGAGGTCACCACGGTCGGCAACATCGCGAGCCGGCTCTCCGAGGACGGCAGCGGCCTGTCCATCTCCTCGGCCCAGGTCACCGGTGTCGCCGCGGCGCTCTATGTCGCCGGGGCCTGCGCCGGGGCCCTGTTCTTCGGCTGGCTGACCGACCGTTACGGCCGCAAGAAGCTCTTCATGGTGACGCTCGTCGTCTACCTCGGCGCGACCGCGATGACCGCCCTCTCCTTCGACGCCTGGTGGTTCTTCACCTTCCGCTTCCTCACCGGTTTCGGCATCGGCGGCGAGTACGCGGCGATCAATTCGGCGATCGACGAGCTCATCCCGGCGAAGTTCCGGGGCCGCGTCGACCTGATCATCAACGGCAGCTACTGGCTCGGCGCGGTGGGCGGCGCGCTGCTGTCCATCGTCATGCTGAACACGGACATCTTCCCCAAGGACCTCGGCTGGCGGCTCACCTTCGCCCTCGGTGTGGTGCTCGGACTGGTCGTCCTGCTGGTCAGGCGCCATGTGCCGGAGAGCCCGCGGTGGCAGTTCATCCACGGCCGCGGCGAGGAGGCGGACGCGCTGGTCACGTCCGTCGAGCGGGACATCGAGCGGGAGAAGGGCCGGCCGCTGCCGCGCGCGGAGGGCGAGATCACCATCGAGCAGCGCAAGAGCATCGGCTTCGGGCTCATCGCGCGGACCGTCTTCCGCAGCTATCCGAAGCGCGCCGTGCTCGGCCTCTCCCTCTTCATCGGCCAGGCCTTCCTCTACAACGCGATCACCTTCGGCTTCGGCGCCATCCTCACCACGTTCTACGACGTCCCTTCCGGTGGCACCGGCTACTACTTCGCCGTCATCGCGGCCGGCAACTTCATCGGCCCGCTGCTGCTCGGCAAACTCTTCGACACGGTCGGCCGCAAGGTGATGATCTCCTCCACGTACCTGCTGTCGGGTGTGCTGCTCTTCGGCACGGCCTGGCTCTTCGGCCAGGGCTCGCTGACCGCCGCGACGCTCACCGCGTGCTGGTGCGTCGTGCTGTTCTTCGCGTCGGCCGGCGCCTCCAGCGCCTACCTGACCGTCTCGGAGATCTTCCCGATGGAGACCCGGGCGATGGCCATCGCCTTCTTCTACGCGCTCGGGACGGCGGCCGGCGGTATCAGCGGACCGCTGGTCTTCGCCGACCTCACCTCGTCCGGCGTGGTCGGGGACACGGTCCTCGCCTTCCAGATCGGGGCGGGCCTGATGTGCGCGGCGGGTCTGGTGGCGGCGTTCCTCGCGGTGAACGCGGAGGGCCGCTCCCTGGAGGACATCGCCACACCGCTGTCGGTGTCGTCGGGTGCGGGGGGTGTTTCCGGTGCGTCCGGTGCGTCCGGCGCGTCCGGCGCGTCGGGGGAGGCGGTCTGA
- a CDS encoding VOC family protein — translation MLRLTDFIIDCPDTMKLAAFYSEVTGLPVKAGSDENWAGIQVGEVELAFIQVEEYRAPRWPDSEHPKQFHLDFEVDDIEAEQSRVLALGATLERDCTGPDGYGFRVYTDPIGHPFCLCRNKGVVWTEQGPQWPRRDEGEI, via the coding sequence ATGCTACGACTAACCGACTTCATTATCGATTGCCCGGACACGATGAAGCTGGCGGCCTTCTACTCCGAGGTGACGGGGCTCCCGGTCAAGGCGGGCAGCGACGAGAACTGGGCCGGTATCCAGGTCGGCGAGGTCGAACTGGCCTTCATACAGGTGGAGGAGTACCGCGCCCCGCGCTGGCCCGACAGCGAGCACCCCAAGCAGTTCCACCTCGACTTCGAGGTCGACGACATCGAGGCCGAACAGAGCCGCGTCCTGGCCCTCGGCGCGACCCTGGAACGGGACTGCACCGGCCCGGACGGCTACGGCTTCCGCGTCTACACCGACCCCATCGGCCACCCCTTCTGTCTCTGCCGCAACAAGGGTGTCGTCTGGACCGAGCAGGGCCCCCAGTGGCCCCGGCGCGATGAGGGCGAGATCTGA
- a CDS encoding GlxA family transcriptional regulator has translation MHTVAVLALDQVVPFDLSAPIDAFGRARLPDGRAAYRIRVCSVEAGREVDAGPFTLRAPYGLEALAEADTIILPGTENPTAPLPPGVAEALRAAAANGTRIASICVGAFVLAATGLLDGLRATTHWLAAGDLAALHPAVTVDPNVLYVDNGQFLTSAGAAAALDMCLHMIRRDHGSAVAAHAARLSVMPLEREGGQAQFIVHTQPPAPAGTTMEPLLAWLEENADRDLTLEDIADRAGTSTRTLNRRFREQTGTTPLQWLHRARVRRAQYLLETTTYPVERIATQAGFGSPTAFRERFKRVVGTSPYAYRRAFRGAEERVS, from the coding sequence ATGCACACCGTTGCCGTACTGGCGCTCGACCAGGTGGTCCCGTTCGACCTCTCCGCCCCGATCGACGCCTTCGGCCGGGCGCGCCTGCCGGACGGTCGGGCGGCGTACCGGATCCGGGTCTGTTCGGTCGAGGCGGGCCGGGAGGTCGACGCGGGCCCGTTCACGCTGCGCGCCCCGTACGGGCTGGAGGCGCTGGCCGAGGCGGACACGATCATCCTGCCCGGGACCGAGAACCCCACCGCTCCGCTGCCGCCCGGTGTGGCCGAGGCACTGCGCGCCGCGGCCGCGAACGGCACCCGGATCGCCTCGATCTGCGTCGGCGCCTTCGTCCTGGCCGCCACCGGCCTGCTGGACGGACTGCGCGCCACGACCCACTGGCTCGCGGCCGGGGACCTGGCGGCCCTGCACCCCGCGGTGACCGTCGACCCGAACGTCCTCTATGTCGACAACGGCCAGTTCCTCACCTCGGCGGGCGCGGCCGCGGCCCTCGACATGTGCCTGCACATGATCCGCCGGGACCACGGCTCGGCCGTCGCCGCGCACGCGGCCCGGCTGTCGGTGATGCCGCTCGAACGGGAGGGCGGCCAGGCCCAGTTCATCGTCCACACCCAGCCACCGGCACCGGCCGGCACGACGATGGAACCGCTGCTCGCCTGGCTGGAGGAGAACGCGGACCGGGACCTGACCCTGGAGGACATCGCCGACCGGGCCGGCACGAGCACCCGAACCCTCAACCGCCGCTTCCGCGAACAGACCGGCACGACACCCCTCCAGTGGCTGCACCGGGCGCGGGTCCGCCGCGCCCAGTACCTCCTGGAGACGACCACGTACCCGGTCGAACGCATCGCGACCCAGGCGGGCTTCGGCTCCCCGACGGCCTTCCGCGAACGCTTCAAACGGGTGGTGGGGACGAGCCCGTACGCGTACCGGCGGGCGTTCCGGGGGGCGGAGGAGCGGGTCTCCTGA
- a CDS encoding DUF397 domain-containing protein has translation MNAAPSMAAHASAWFTSSYSNGAGGECVACARRVDGVLVRDSKERGGPVVAFRSTPWQSFIDGMEGIGGQEGREGWRATVGQPSDRVSLDLFSMRR, from the coding sequence ATGAACGCCGCACCGTCCATGGCCGCCCACGCCTCCGCTTGGTTCACGTCCTCGTACAGCAACGGCGCGGGCGGTGAATGCGTCGCATGCGCGCGCCGCGTGGACGGTGTCCTCGTTCGGGACTCCAAGGAGAGGGGTGGACCCGTGGTCGCCTTCCGCTCGACCCCCTGGCAGTCCTTCATAGACGGCATGGAAGGGATAGGGGGCCAGGAAGGACGGGAGGGTTGGAGGGCGACCGTCGGTCAGCCGTCCGACCGCGTTAGCCTCGATTTGTTCAGCATGCGCAGGTAG
- a CDS encoding helix-turn-helix domain-containing protein, translated as MAGSPTARRRRLSIELKKLREKSALTCAEVGAALDWSGSKVNRMETGSGRVQPSDIDALCRFYATSDELREFLKALARQAKTRGWWQVHGAGVPEWFSIYIGLEQDASTFRQYQCELLPGLMQTPAYAGELHRTGAHLSVRDIDRAVQVRMERQAMLTRPGGPDAWFIVNEGALRNVIGDRALMREQLERTLESIALPSVTLQVLPFDSGTYPATGSFTLLGFPDQEDPDLVYRDGITDAVYLEGEHHVREYTRAFDGLRAAALSPRRSAELIETVLKGYTR; from the coding sequence ATGGCTGGATCGCCGACTGCACGTCGTCGACGTCTCTCGATCGAGCTGAAGAAGCTCCGCGAGAAGAGTGCACTGACCTGCGCGGAGGTCGGTGCGGCGCTGGACTGGAGCGGCTCCAAGGTCAATCGAATGGAGACGGGCAGCGGCAGAGTCCAGCCGTCCGACATCGATGCCCTGTGCCGCTTCTATGCCACCAGTGATGAGCTGCGCGAGTTCTTGAAGGCGTTGGCCCGACAGGCGAAGACCCGAGGTTGGTGGCAGGTACACGGCGCGGGAGTTCCGGAGTGGTTCTCCATCTACATCGGTCTGGAGCAAGACGCTTCCACGTTCCGCCAGTACCAATGCGAGCTGCTGCCGGGACTGATGCAAACCCCAGCGTACGCCGGTGAACTCCACAGAACCGGCGCGCACCTGTCCGTGCGAGACATCGACCGCGCGGTGCAGGTGAGGATGGAACGGCAGGCGATGCTCACACGGCCCGGCGGTCCCGATGCCTGGTTCATCGTGAACGAGGGTGCGTTGCGTAACGTCATCGGGGATCGGGCTCTTATGCGTGAACAGCTCGAACGAACCCTGGAATCGATCGCGTTGCCCAGTGTGACCCTGCAGGTCCTCCCCTTCGATTCGGGCACCTACCCGGCCACCGGTTCGTTCACCTTGTTGGGCTTCCCCGACCAGGAGGACCCCGACCTCGTCTATCGGGACGGCATCACCGATGCCGTGTATCTCGAAGGCGAGCATCATGTGCGTGAGTACACGAGGGCCTTCGATGGACTGCGAGCCGCGGCTTTGAGCCCTCGGCGTTCCGCCGAACTGATCGAGACCGTTCTCAAGGGGTACACGAGATGA